In the Populus trichocarpa isolate Nisqually-1 chromosome 1, P.trichocarpa_v4.1, whole genome shotgun sequence genome, one interval contains:
- the LOC7475117 gene encoding uncharacterized protein LOC7475117 isoform X1, with product MHGSSGCLGCYNKPTLITSVGEQSKGPKVKCETVKKPSISEDFWTTSTCDMDYSAVQSQGSISSISIANQTLDQHGGSGSINNVSEFVNHGLLLWNQTRHCWVGNKRSGNEEQLPQEPKLNWNATYESLLGSNKPFPQPIPLTEMVDFLVDIWEQEGMYD from the exons AGCAGTGGTTGTCTTGGTTGCTATAATAAACCCACACTAATTACCTCCGTGGGTGAGCAATCAAAAGGACCAAAAGTTAAATGTGAGACTGTGAAGAAACCTAGCATATCAGAGGATTTCTGGACCACTAGCACATGTGACATGGATTACAGTGCAGTGCAGTCACAAGGAAGCATCTCATCAATTAGCATAGCGAACCAGACTCTTGATCAACATGGTGGCTCTGGCAGTATTAACAACGTTTCTGAATTTGTAAATCATG GTCTTCTTCTCTGGAATCAGACAAGACACTGTTGGGTGGGAAATAAAAGGTCTGGGAACGAGGAACAGCTGCCTCAAGAACCCAAATTAAA TTGGAACGCGACATATGAAAGTTTGCTTGGGAGCAACAAACCGTTTCCCCAGCCAATACCACTCACT GAAATGGTGGATTTTCTTGTGGACATTTGGGAACAGGAGGGTATGTATGATTAA
- the LOC7475117 gene encoding uncharacterized protein LOC7475117 isoform X2, translating into MGGCLGCYNKPTLITSVGEQSKGPKVKCETVKKPSISEDFWTTSTCDMDYSAVQSQGSISSISIANQTLDQHGGSGSINNVSEFVNHGLLLWNQTRHCWVGNKRSGNEEQLPQEPKLNWNATYESLLGSNKPFPQPIPLTEMVDFLVDIWEQEGMYD; encoded by the exons TGGTTGTCTTGGTTGCTATAATAAACCCACACTAATTACCTCCGTGGGTGAGCAATCAAAAGGACCAAAAGTTAAATGTGAGACTGTGAAGAAACCTAGCATATCAGAGGATTTCTGGACCACTAGCACATGTGACATGGATTACAGTGCAGTGCAGTCACAAGGAAGCATCTCATCAATTAGCATAGCGAACCAGACTCTTGATCAACATGGTGGCTCTGGCAGTATTAACAACGTTTCTGAATTTGTAAATCATG GTCTTCTTCTCTGGAATCAGACAAGACACTGTTGGGTGGGAAATAAAAGGTCTGGGAACGAGGAACAGCTGCCTCAAGAACCCAAATTAAA TTGGAACGCGACATATGAAAGTTTGCTTGGGAGCAACAAACCGTTTCCCCAGCCAATACCACTCACT GAAATGGTGGATTTTCTTGTGGACATTTGGGAACAGGAGGGTATGTATGATTAA